One region of Parafrankia discariae genomic DNA includes:
- a CDS encoding intradiol ring-cleavage dioxygenase, with protein sequence MADHRGSGRTRAYEGRPLARPDEEIVDQGLAFDVGTLLSRRRMLTFFGLGAAAAGLAACGSDSAGSTAAATSGTSTSATSAATTSATATAAGEIPEETAGPYPGDGSNGPDVLEQSGVVRSDIRSSFGDSTGTAEGVPMTLALTVRDLANGGSPFAGVAVYVWHCDREGRYSLYSDGVTDQNYLRGVQVADSAGTVRFTSVFPACYSGRWPHVHFEVYPDQASITDSTKAIATSQLALPQDVCEKVYAQSGYEASVTNLAQVSLNNDGVFGDDGAATQLATVTGDVSAGYAVSLTLGVDTSTAAGGGQVSGGGAPGGAPGGRAPGGR encoded by the coding sequence ATGGCGGATCACCGGGGTTCCGGCCGGACGCGGGCGTACGAGGGGCGCCCGCTGGCACGGCCCGACGAGGAGATCGTCGACCAGGGCCTCGCCTTCGACGTCGGCACACTGCTCAGCCGGCGGCGGATGCTGACCTTCTTCGGCCTCGGCGCCGCGGCGGCGGGCCTGGCGGCCTGCGGCTCGGACTCCGCCGGTTCCACGGCCGCGGCCACCTCGGGGACATCCACCTCGGCGACCTCGGCCGCGACGACCTCGGCCACGGCCACGGCGGCCGGGGAGATCCCCGAGGAGACGGCGGGCCCCTACCCGGGCGACGGGTCGAACGGGCCGGACGTCCTCGAGCAGAGCGGTGTGGTCCGCAGTGACATCCGGTCCAGCTTCGGCGACTCGACCGGTACCGCCGAGGGCGTCCCCATGACGCTGGCGCTGACGGTCCGCGACCTCGCGAACGGCGGCTCGCCGTTCGCCGGGGTGGCCGTGTACGTGTGGCACTGCGACCGGGAGGGCCGCTACTCGCTGTACTCCGACGGCGTCACCGACCAGAACTACCTGCGCGGGGTCCAGGTCGCCGACTCCGCCGGCACGGTCCGGTTCACCAGCGTCTTCCCGGCGTGCTACTCGGGGCGCTGGCCGCACGTCCACTTCGAGGTCTATCCCGACCAGGCCAGCATCACCGACTCGACCAAGGCCATCGCCACCTCGCAGCTCGCGCTGCCGCAGGACGTCTGCGAGAAGGTCTACGCCCAGTCGGGCTACGAGGCGTCCGTGACCAACCTGGCGCAGGTCAGCTTGAACAACGACGGCGTCTTCGGCGATGACGGGGCCGCCACCCAGCTCGCCACCGTGACCGGCGACGTCTCCGCCGGGTACGCGGTCTCCCTCACCCTGGGCGTCGACACGTCGACGGCCGCGGGCGGCGGCCAGGTCTCCGGCGGCGGGGCACCGGGCGGCGCGCCCGGTGGCCGGGCACCTGGCGG